AATTAATTAGTATTAGTCTTTTTATACAATATCCCTCCTGAAGGATATTGTATTGATTATAAGTTTGTTATGGATATTTTCAAAACAGGTGTTGGTTTCTTCAATCGAGGAGTATTGTTAGATAGAAGCCTTGTATTATTAAGTTTTGCGAAAAAATATAAAATAGCGAAATTTCGCTTGTTTTTTATTTTAGAATTTTATAGATTTGATTACTTATAACAAAACAACATCAAATCATGGAAAACTTAATCAATAAAATTGCTTTACATCGTGAAAAGCTAACCACATTAGGTGGTTCTGTTCGTTTTGATTTACCCGAAGGGAGTATTCATATTTGCCCGAAAGGGCATGTCAAAGACGATTACCAAACAGCAGACTGCTCTTTCAGAACCACATCTACGGTTTTGCAATGCTTGATTGATGGGCATATCGACCCTATGAGTGCGGTAATTACAGGCAAACTCAAATTTGCAGGCAATGTGATGGTAGCCCTAAAACTTAAAGAATTGTTTAGCTAATGAGAGCGGTAAAAAGAACCATAAAATGAGCAGAAAACACAATTGTTGTGTAATAGGGCGAATGTTATAACAACAATTGTAGGAACGAATCTTCTGCTCATTTTAGGCCATTATACTTGAGTTTTTAAGGCCTGAATGGTAATTAATTACTTAATATTATCAAGGTTATAGTGCAAGCCACGATTTTCTTTGCGAGCTATCGCATTTTTAATAACCAAATAAGCTGCATTAATCATATTACGAAGTTGGCAAATTGGCACAGATAATTTTGACTCTCGATAGAGTTCCTCATGTTCGAGGTAAATAAGTTCTAGGCGGTCATAAGCCCTTTTCAGGCGGCGGTCGGTACGAACAATTCCTACATAATTACTCATAATCGATTCCAATTCACGAGCCATTTCGGTTACCAATACCAATTCTTCAGGATGTGTTGTACCTTCGTCATTCCAGTTAGGAATATTGTCGGGAATGGTATTTTCTTCATAAATCTCGATTGTCTTCAAAAATGCTCGATGAGCATATACGATAGCCTCTAACAATGAGTTAGAAGCCAGTCTGTTAGCTCCATGCAATCCCGTACACGAGCATTCGCCAGCGGCAAACAAATAATGAATATTAGTTTGTGAATATTCATTTACTTTGATACCCCCGCACAAATAATGCTGTGCAGGCACCACAGGAATCATATCGTTGCCAGTGATGTCTATGCCAAGGTTATCTTTACAATACTGATAAATCATCGGGAAATGGTGTTTGAAATCATCGGCATCTAAATGTCGAGTATCAAGGTACACATGTTCAACCCCATTTTTTTTCATCTCCGAATCGATAGCCCTAGCCACAATATCGCGAGGAGCTAAAGAAAGTCGAGGGTCATAATTTTCCATGAAGGTTTTTCCATCCTGATTTTTCAAGATACCGCCATGCCCCCGTACCGCTTCTGAGATCAAGAAAGACGGTTTTTTGCCAGGCTGGTACAAAGCTGTAGGGTGAAACTGAATAAACTCCATGTGTTGCACCAAAGCTTTGGCACGGTATGCCATCGAAATACCATCGCCTGTAGCAATTGTAGGGTTGGTTGTACTTTGGTAAATCTGCCCGATACCCCCAGTAGCCAACAATGTTGTTTTTGCCAGAAACGTTTCAGGTTTTCCGGTAAGGGTATTGAATACATAAGCTCCAAAACACTTTTTATGGGGCGTATCTTTAGTGATTTTTTCGCCAAGATGGTGTTGGGTAATAAGGTCAATAGCAAAATAATGCGTAAAGAAATCTACACTTTTGAACGACTTTACTTTAGCCAACAATGCCCTTTCAATTTCATTGCCAGTAGAATCTTTATGGTGCAAAATTCGGTGGTCAGAATGGCCGCCTTCTTTGACTAGGTCATAATTGCCATCTGCTTTTTTATCAAACTGCGTACCGTATTCAATAAGTTCTTGGAGACGTTGAGGAGCTTCACTAACCACAATTTCAACCACCTTGGGGTCCGACAGGTAGTCGCCCGCAATCATAGTATCTTGAATATGCTTTTCAAAAGAATCGTTGCTGTCCCAAACTGCTGCAATACCTCCTTGGGCATATTTAGTATTGGTTTCTTCGGCTATGGTTTTTGTAATAATAGCTATTCTTACTTCTTGATTTTGCTCTTCAAAGTGCGATGCTAATTTGGCTGTGTAAGATAGCCCTGCAATGCCAGAGCCAATGACTAAAAAATCGTATTTTGGCATTATGTGTATGGATGATTTAGCGTATTTCAATTAGCTTCGTTGAATCAATATCAAAACCTAACTTCATCTTATTGGGTGAATACTTATCAAAAATCTACAAGGATACAACTTGGAGTGTACGTGGGCTTTTGCGTTTAATATACCGAAATAAGTTATTGATGAATCATGATTTTTTCAAAAACGCTCTAAAATTAGTGATAAAACTTTGCCAACAATAGATATGTTTTAAAAAACATAAAGAAGCAGGATAAAATCTTTTGAGCGAAAGCCTAAATTTGTTTAGGCAAAAGTCATTTCTGTATACAGAAACAGTAGGTGTATTGGGCTAATAATCAGGGGTAGAAGGGGGGATTTATCACAAACCTTTTCTGCTCAAGATTTCCCAAATACGGCTAAAATTGTTAATTTCGGGACTTTGAAGCGTGTTTGTCTATTACGCTTGCTCTAATACTTGACTAATACAATATACCAAACTAATTAATACCTATATGGAAGGAACTCAACAAAATAGTGGCCTTTGGAAGGCTGGGACGGCTTTTTTTGCCATCTTGGCTGGTTTTTTGGGCTATTTACTATTTGAAGCCAAGGGTGTCAAGCAACAACAAGACGATATTATTCATAAAAGAGTTGCAGAACTATCTTCGGCAAGAATTAGTTTGGATTCTATTGGTTCTCAATTGGATGCTAAAATTGCAGAAATTAAGTCGTTGGGGGGTAGAGTAGAAGAGCTAGAGGCTGCCAAAAAGCAGTTGGAAGCCGATGTGGAAGAGTTGGTAAGTACAAGTGCTTTGAGTAAGCAACAGTACGATAGCAAAATCGCAGATTATGTAAGTTTGTTGAATACAAAAGATGCCGAACTAAACCGACTCAAGAAAGAGAATGGAGTATTAGTTGAAAAAAATAAAACATTGGTTTCTCAAAATACCAATTTGTCTTCTGAGAATATTGATTTAAAGACTCAAAAACAAAACCTCAGCGATTCGGTCGATAATGTTTCGCGTCGCAATCGTGAACTAACAGCCAAAGTAACTCGTGCATCGGCTTTACAAGCTCAGTTTGTACAAGCTTTGGCAATTTCTGACCGAGGAAAAGAACGTGATGGGGGTGTTTATAGAGCATCGAAAGTCGATAAAATTAAGGTGATTTTTTCATTGTTACCTAATGCTATTGCCAAACAGGACAACAAGACGATTTACTTGCGAGTATTAGACCCCGACGGAGCCGTTTTGTACGATACTGGCGTTGGTTCGGGTACTTTCGATCTCTTTGGTAAAGAGGCTAATTATACTGCTAAAAAAGAAATTTTCTTCCAAAATAACGGCCAGGGTGTAGAAATAATCTATAATCGTGGCAATGCCATTCAGTATCGTTCGGGGCATTACAAAATAGAGCTATTTGCAGAGGGGTTTGCTATTGGAAACGGTAGTTTTGATATAAAATAATGAGCAATTTATGGATTTTGGAGGCGTAATTTGGCAAGTATGCGGAAGATAATGTCTTGTAACTGGTGAATTTATTGGCTAGCTCATAGAAAAAACCTCTAAGCTAGTTGTTGTATAATCCAAAACACGCCTAAAAAAGTTTTTATCCTAAAAGCCCTGATTCTGAGCAGTATTTTGGGGAATATAACCTTATTTGGCTATAGTATGGTGTAGGTTTAAGGTATTCACAGGTAATATTTTGCCAGTTTGCAAAAAATATATTGAGGCTTCGTTCTTTTTATGCAAAAATCATTTGAAACATACCAATTTCAAGCGGGTGAAGTGATTGCTTCAATTGGTGCGGCCTCTGGTGTTTGGGAGGTAGGTTTTGCGAGCTGGCAAGATGGTTTAACCTTTTATTTGCAAGATATAGACCCACATAGTTGTAATCAAGAAGAAGTAGATTATACCGTAAAATACTGGGAAAAGCAGCAAAATAAAACGATTCAGGGTATTTTTTATGCCGTATTAGGCACGCCACAAGCTACTAATTTGCCAAAAAACTTTTTCGATAAAGTTTTGGTAATCAACAGTCTGCATGAAATCCTTTTTTTGGACGAAATATTGGATGATATTAACCAAATCCTCCGACCCAATGGACTATTATTTATAGAAGAAACTATCGCTCAGACAAACGGAGTACTACATGAAGGCTGTGGTTTACCACTATTTACCGAGGAAATATTACTAAGAAAAGTGGAACAAAAAGGCTTTGAGGTAAAACAAAAAGTAGATAAGGGTAATGCCGTTTGGATTTATGTATTGAAGAAATCAACAGACTCGTCAACGTAAAAATATGTAGTTGTTGTGAAGCATACAAATTGTCAGTAATGTATATCTGCCACAAAACTCACTCACGTAGTGTCATTTTATCCCTTCTTTCAACAAGTCTTTATAGCCGCCTTTAAGATTATAGATTTTTTTGAAGCCATATTCACGCAACATATCGGCTACTTCGGCACTTCTTCCGCCCGATGCACAATATAACAATATTGGTTTATCCTTATTGAGCGATTCGATTTTTTGTAGGAGTGTTGGATCAAAATAATCAATACACTGAGCCGATTGAACTTTGCCAGTTTGCCATTCTTTGGGTGTTCTTACATCTACAATCTGAATATCAGGATTGTTTTTCACTAGTTCTGCAAATTCGTGAGGGCTAACATTAAGATTCTCCTCTACTACACAATTGTGTAGCAACAAAGATGTACTGAGGACAAAAGATATAGCAATCGTTTTCATGGTTCTTAGCAGCTGGTATAATATGCAAGTTAAATCATATCGGTATGTATTGTCAATAAGAATTTTTATTCTTCTTTAATAAACTTTTAAACGGTTAAGCACAACGCTTTAATATGATTGGTCTATGAATATGTTTTTTTTATCGGCACAAAACAACCCAAACGTGTACAAAATAAAAATACATTAAAAAGTTGGTTAGTTCGTAAACACCAGATTTTAGTTACTCTTTTGCTAACTCTTTAATTTGTTGGAAATTAACCTTTAGTAAGTACAAAAAGTAAGGTTGAGAAAAGTTTAACCTACTAATTAGGGTGAAAACATGAGTTATCCCGAATTTTTTAATCAAACAAGGCGGTCGAAAAACTAATTTCGACCGCCTTGTTTGATTAATAGTCAATAAATACCTAACATGTGTGTACTTTTTTTCTAATAGAGTACAACTTTAGTCACACCCTATTGGAAAAAAAGTACAATGGTCTACCTCGTGAACCCCAATAAACACAAACAAGAGGTCTCTATTTTAAATTATCTCAAAATTCGGGATGACTCATGTAATAAATAGCTTAGCTTATTTTTTTAAGTTATTAATCCAAGCAGCAATTTTTTGAATATCCTTTTTAGGAACATGACCCATTGGAGCCATTGGAGTAGCAAAATCTGGCCAGTTTTCAGGCTTTGGCTCAGCAATTAATGCTTCTAATTGAGTATTTGTATATTTACGTTTTGCTACTTCTGTATAAGCAGGGCCAATAGCACGCTCATTTACTTTATGGCAAGCCAAACAAGTATGCTTGGTTAACAAGGCCATTGCCTCTTTGTCAGAAATGATAGCGTCTTTTACGGCTGTTTTTGGAGCAACCTTAGGTTTGTTTGAGCCCTTCATTCCTTCAGTGCTTGGAGCTGCCTCTTTCATCTGATTGTCAGGTGTGTTTACCAAAGCCCCCGCATCAACTCTTTCACGTTGTGCACGGGTTTTTGGTGTTACCAACGTAATATTGGCTTTAGGGCCAGCAGGAATATTGTTGAGGGTATAATAAGCAGAGCCATGT
The DNA window shown above is from Flectobacillus major DSM 103 and carries:
- a CDS encoding SCP2 sterol-binding domain-containing protein, whose amino-acid sequence is MENLINKIALHREKLTTLGGSVRFDLPEGSIHICPKGHVKDDYQTADCSFRTTSTVLQCLIDGHIDPMSAVITGKLKFAGNVMVALKLKELFS
- a CDS encoding rhodanese-like domain-containing protein, whose product is MKTIAISFVLSTSLLLHNCVVEENLNVSPHEFAELVKNNPDIQIVDVRTPKEWQTGKVQSAQCIDYFDPTLLQKIESLNKDKPILLYCASGGRSAEVADMLREYGFKKIYNLKGGYKDLLKEGIK
- the nadB gene encoding L-aspartate oxidase, whose amino-acid sequence is MPKYDFLVIGSGIAGLSYTAKLASHFEEQNQEVRIAIITKTIAEETNTKYAQGGIAAVWDSNDSFEKHIQDTMIAGDYLSDPKVVEIVVSEAPQRLQELIEYGTQFDKKADGNYDLVKEGGHSDHRILHHKDSTGNEIERALLAKVKSFKSVDFFTHYFAIDLITQHHLGEKITKDTPHKKCFGAYVFNTLTGKPETFLAKTTLLATGGIGQIYQSTTNPTIATGDGISMAYRAKALVQHMEFIQFHPTALYQPGKKPSFLISEAVRGHGGILKNQDGKTFMENYDPRLSLAPRDIVARAIDSEMKKNGVEHVYLDTRHLDADDFKHHFPMIYQYCKDNLGIDITGNDMIPVVPAQHYLCGGIKVNEYSQTNIHYLFAAGECSCTGLHGANRLASNSLLEAIVYAHRAFLKTIEIYEENTIPDNIPNWNDEGTTHPEELVLVTEMARELESIMSNYVGIVRTDRRLKRAYDRLELIYLEHEELYRESKLSVPICQLRNMINAAYLVIKNAIARKENRGLHYNLDNIK
- a CDS encoding methyltransferase domain-containing protein, with product MQKSFETYQFQAGEVIASIGAASGVWEVGFASWQDGLTFYLQDIDPHSCNQEEVDYTVKYWEKQQNKTIQGIFYAVLGTPQATNLPKNFFDKVLVINSLHEILFLDEILDDINQILRPNGLLFIEETIAQTNGVLHEGCGLPLFTEEILLRKVEQKGFEVKQKVDKGNAVWIYVLKKSTDSST